The window tttgtgcatttGTTGCATTGGACTTTTacgataaatatttttatttacataattcaAACTGAattattttagttaaatttaaaaaatttcatgaaaaaattttccttttttctatactataaaatatctaataattatatccaaatatatttagaaattttgatcaattcatatattacaaatatGTTGGAGAAGTAGAAGAAAATTTGTGGtgtaatattttcaaaatttatcttttttccaATCGGATAAAAATTAGTAgctataacttttttttttcattacactTGCTTTCCTATTATCTTTTGTTGTCGTTGGTAACATTTTGAGATTTTAATCTCTTTGTTGTACTCTATGATATTGTCTTAATTGAGATTTGTTATGAGTATTAAAAAGAAAGTTTTGaggataattttatttttttaaaaattaaatttcactaTTTATTGTGCTATTTTTActcaaatctcatatattaaatttggtgaatttgaataattttagttatatgtaaccgaaaaaatgaCTTTAACTATAATAAGTCAATTATTTCCATAAGAAATTTACTTAATTGAACTTTTATAGGATTTTCTTAGATGTaaaacatctatatatatatatatacatatatagaaaatataaaattgtaaaatatgTGTTTGCCTACTTAAAAAGGAGAACGATTTTTTTGGAAAGgagatttttctaattttccaaATTCAAAGCAATTTAAAGAAGTATTTTTAATAGTTTTCCAATTATCTTCTCTTTAATTGCAAGGTTCTTTATCAAttactttttccctttttaattatataattatccTCCCTTTAATTGGAAAGTCTCCAAATGGTTATTatgtatattgaatataatgttaaaaattctaaattttgaGTTTGTAAACATGATTTCTCAATTTACTTTAAGggaataaatttagaaaaaacagaagaaaaatggaaaggaaaaataaaaatgacttTTGTAAAACTAAACAGACCCCGGTATTTTCATATATAGCCCGTGCATCCCTCCAATGGAAAATGGACCCACCCCCCCAAACATTTGCTCacattaaaacaaaaatatatttgactATAAAAGAGGACATTACTGTAAAACTGCACTTATTTCCTATCACTCTGATTTTACATACCGAACcgtaatattaaattatcatcTATATTTTCAGCCGatccaatatatatttataccaAATGCAATAATTTCACATTTCAATCTATATTTTCACAAAATGATAAATGAGCCAATTTGCAATGTAATCAGAATTTCTCCCTTAATCAAACAATTCGCAAACCAAATGCCcctttttcggtgtgaatcaTGATATCCGAAAGTCTAATTGAGTCACGACTAATCCAATCAAATcggtcggcccactaaggagtaaaattctctcagcgtgaattttctacattcataAGAACTCGAACCTAAGACTTTCCTTAAACAGAATAAGTATTGAATCGTTTGAACTAACCCACATTGTTAACCAAACGCCCCTTTAGATGAGGATGTGATTCATGCTTTATTACTTGATGATAATCCCAACATCTCATGACAGAAGCAAAATGCATTATGCCTCATGCCAACCTCCCCATCCTAGGAAGGACAATTATCTTTCCGATTCTACACTTAATCTCCACCGTCGGATCCCCATCCCTTACATCTCaaaacataaaatttattaaattaaaaagaaaagaacaaaatcCTTATCTCAAAATCAAGAAGAAGGCTCACTCTGTCTCCATTGCCAGACCCCGCGAGTGCTCCGTAGCAGAAGCACCGGACCCGATAATCTCTATCCAACGCGTCCTCTTCATCCGAACGGTGGGTATACTTCACATTCTCGGTTCCCTTAGTTCTTCTCCTCCATGCATTCGAGGTTTTGGATGTCTAAACTTCTCTGTCGGAACATTAAATTCTCATGATTCTACCGTGTAATGTCCAACAGAAGATCTAATTCTACTTGCATGAATTAGCTGGACTCGTGGAGAAGTGGGCAGGGTCTGTTTGATGGAATTGATGATGGAAGTGAGTGGAGTTCATAGAAGATTGCTGCATAGCATGCTAGGCCATTGATGGGCAGTGTTTGGAGAGCTTAAATTTTCTATCTTGAACTGAGAATTTGCCAAAGAGCAAAGATTGATGTACTTCAGTATGTTTACCCAGTGGATGGATCCTCTCCTATTGGAGGAATGTGGGTTGATCACCTGTAAATAGTGGAATTTCTTTGGTATCTATAATGTTTTAGTTTAGAAAGTGAATGTAAGCGGGCAACTACTGGCTTATACCTTATCGAACTTCACTTTGAGAAGTCCTTTTCTAGCATGATAAGTCGGTGTCAGGAAAGAAGTGGGGAAGAAGATCTATTACCTGAATTTTCATCATTGCTTTCTTTGGGGTTGCCCATTTGTTCCTGATATATTGATTTGCCATGATGCTTGCTCCCTCTTGTTTTTTTCGGTGTGGAGATGGTCGTATACTTGTGATAGTTGAAGTCTTGTTAATATAGATCTACCCCGATACCGCTTATATACAGCAGCTGGTTACGTTATTTCTCATGTATTAGCAATGTTTAGATTAGTAGCTGGTGGAGTAAGCCCCTTGTTTGGGATTTGTTTCATCGGGGAAAAATTTAAGTTTCATGTCATCTGATAAGTTCTACTTGCTGAAAACTCAGGTGTCACTTTGTAACTGTCACTCTGTTTGGCTGAAACAACAGTCTagcgtatatatatacagcAGGGTGGGTCATGTCGGGTGCAGTTGGGTCTACAGCAGctatggtgagcatcacaatGCAGGGCAGCCTCACTCCAACTTTTCTGCCCTTCTCAAGTAAGCAATTGCCGCTGGGGCTCCTGTCTTCTGGTAATTGCAATCAGAACAGCTTCTTCTCGAAGTGTTCGCATCTCTCAATGCAGAGATCCACTGCATACAACACGTCTTCTTATAAGAAAGTTGTGGCTGCTACTGCTGAGCCAAACCAGCTCAGTTATGCCGATCCTGTTGATGAGGTTTCTACTTCATGCCCATTCAATTGTCATACCTTACATGCACTTCCATTTAGTAATAACACTTCCAAGtctaatattttgttttttagcATTTGAAGGGTTATCATTTCCTGGGTTTCAACTCAGTCAGCAAATGTTTTGATTGTGCAGCAATCCCCAAAGAAGTACTACTTTGTCATAGCAAACGCAAAATTCATGTTGGATGAAGAGGAGCACTTCAAAGAGCTTATGTTCGAACGGCTTCGTAACTATGGAGAGCGCAATAAAGAGCAGGACTTTTGGCTTGTTATTGAGCCGAAGTTCTTGGACAAATTCCCAAACATCACTAAGAGATTGCGGAGACCTGCTGTTGCTCTGGTTTCAACTAATGGACCCTGGATCACGTAAGAGACTCTAGAAATCCACTTTCCagaaataattttcacctTATTGTTTGCCTTTGGTTTTAATTAGGAGTTTACATTATTCGACCGTTTTAGCTGATAACTCATTGACTGTTGTATCTCGCTCTTGCTTTCAGGTTTATGAAGTTAAGATTAGACCGAGTGCTAGCAGAGAGCTTTGAAGCAGAAAGCCTAGAAGAGGCGTTGGCATCAAATCCAACCCAATTACAATTTGATAAGCCTGAGAAATGGGTGGCCCCATATCCCAAGTACGAGTACGGGTGGTGGGAAGCCTTCTTGCCTGCTGGATCAAAAGAATCCAAAGTGTAGAAAAATTCCCTGGATGCTTTTTGTTACTTATTCAGCTTAACAATGCTATCTATTTCATGATCGGGATTCTGTTAGTGAATGTAGTTGAGTTATCAGCTTTTCGCTCACACTAGGTGTATGTGGGCATATGGCTTTGGATTTCCGAATTTGTTGCCTTGTATCCTAGAAAATCTTATATAACAATGGACTATTACCCATAGGCATCGAAATTCATCCCGAAAAGGAAATTAGAGAAAAGATCATAGAACAAAGTGGAATGGACCAAACGAAGAATCAGTtgggattttcttttctcataaGGGTAAATGATATAGTCTCCACCACCCAAGATCTGTTTTGCTTGATCCGATGCGAATCGACAATCTCAATGATTTTGCTTGAGGGAATGCAACAAATAACAATCCAAAGAAGCTGCCTTTTCCCGAGCAGGAAGAGTTTTTGAGACGCTCAATGGCTTTATCTGCTTTGAGCTCTATGGTCTCACATGTCTTTGCAACCTCAGCACTGGGGAGAAAGCTGTATGGTCTCCCATATATTTGGAATCTCAGCACTGGAGAGATAGCTTCTCTGCTACCATCCCATCCCCGACATTCCCGTAAACTTAACCAATTTCATCTCCAGCTTCAGCTCGTCGGGATATGATGcagcaaaaataatatatacgaGATCATGAGAACATGGGCTTGGGCAACAACACTTGCCAAAGGATATCCTGAAACTGGGCAGTGATAACGCCCGAAAAACGTGTAACAAATCACATCCTGCCATACACGTGCTTTCTGAACTGTGACAGCCAACCAAaccaatattattttatatagtcGGAGGTCCCCGGTCGATTCGGGGTCGGGGCTGCCAATCGACAACCCTGACACCTCCACCGAGGTTGCCGGTGTCCATAGAGGTCGCCGGCGTCCTTTGTGGGCCCccttccctttcgattttgtttgttggactaaaatgaaacaaaatagaaagtttaggatatgaatgataaaggaaaaagatttataaccaaaatgattaaaaggttaaagattgaaaatggaaaaaaattaacgcaAGTAACTCCTATGTCTAATGGAACAAACCACATGGGGCTAattgtccaaaaaaaaagtgcgaTTTGTCCCAACCCAAACCATAATGggatttttgtcttttttcctttatttttttattttaagattCACCCTTATGTGTTGACTATCAATATTTTCGGCCATGTATCTTCTTGTCGAAGCTTGGCCTCACCCGTGAACGAGCTGACTCCGTTTCAATATTAATTTGAATCGAATTGCACCGGTTgaaccaaataaaaaataaattgattgcttaaaaaaaagaaacaataaaGAAACATTGTACAACATTGTCTTATGTTCCTTTTCTCCAATCCAACAAGAAACAATTGAAGCCAGCATACAATCTCAAAAAATCCCTAAAACCGCCAAAGAAAATTCAATCTTGTCAACCATCGTGACCGCCCCTAGACCTCCCACCTTCCCGGCTCTGTCTCCAGCTCCGACCCC of the Punica granatum isolate Tunisia-2019 chromosome 6, ASM765513v2, whole genome shotgun sequence genome contains:
- the LOC116212499 gene encoding uncharacterized protein LOC116212499 — encoded protein: MSGAVGSTAAMVSITMQGSLTPTFLPFSSKQLPLGLLSSGNCNQNSFFSKCSHLSMQRSTAYNTSSYKKVVAATAEPNQLSYADPVDEQSPKKYYFVIANAKFMLDEEEHFKELMFERLRNYGERNKEQDFWLVIEPKFLDKFPNITKRLRRPAVALVSTNGPWITFMKLRLDRVLAESFEAESLEEALASNPTQLQFDKPEKWVAPYPKYEYGWWEAFLPAGSKESKV